In Notamacropus eugenii isolate mMacEug1 chromosome 1, mMacEug1.pri_v2, whole genome shotgun sequence, one genomic interval encodes:
- the LOC140521470 gene encoding carbohydrate sulfotransferase 4-like produces MGYQLASFTMFWVNKARLSVLLVLPSLAFLFWQQFYIPHQCPSQPEKSSPVHVLILSSWRSGSSFVGQLFSQHPDVFYLMEPAWHVWTTLSSGSAGQLQMAVRDLIRSVFLCDMTVFDAYMAQGPRKQSSLFMWDTSRALCSPPACHLFNRKAIIRSADCKILCGKQPFNMIEEACKSYSHVVLKEVRFFNLKTLQPLLTDPSLNLHIIHLVRDPRAVFRSRQNTKGNLKYDNHIVMGSQRNKMKDVDQPYYLMKAICQSQQEIYNAAQLLPVSLRDRYLLIRYEDLVQDPLTQTSKLYEFVGLHFLPQLQIWVHNITRGKGMGGHAFDTNSRNAQRVAQAWRWSLPHDQVVQLQKICKDAMKVMGYLPVFSEKDQRSLSMKLLSTLEIP; encoded by the coding sequence GCTACCAACTTGCTTCCTTCACAATGTTTTGGGTTAACAAAGCAAGACTGTCAGTCCTCCTAGTGCTGCCATCTCTAGCTTTCCTGTTTTGGCAGCAGTTTTACATCCCTCATCAATGCCCTAGTCAACCAGAAAAGTCAAGCCCTGTGCATGTGTTGATCCTGTCCTCTTGGCGCTCAGGATCTTCCTTTGTGGGCCAGCTCTTCAGCCAGCATCCAGACGTCTTTTACCTGATGGAGCCAGCCTGGCACGTGTGGACAACTCTCTCCTCTGGTAGTGCTGGGCAGTTGCAGATGGCTGTGAGAGACCTGATTCGTTCAGTTTTCCTCTGTGACATGACTGTCTTTGATGCCTACATGGCCCAGGGCCCAAGGAAACAGTCCAGCCTCTTCATGTGGGACACTAGCAGGGCACTGTGTTCTCCACCTGCATGTCATCTCTTTAACAGGAAGGCCATCATCCGTTCAGCTGACTGTAAGATCCTATGTGGCAAGCAGCCCTTCAACATGATAGAAGAAGCCTGTAAGTCCTACAGTCATGTGGTACTCAAGGAGGTGCGCTTCTTCAACCTGAAGACCCTCCAGCCACTTCTGACTGACCCCTCCCTCAACCTACACATCATCCACCTTGTCCGAGACCCCCGGGCTGTGTTCCGATCTCGGCAAAACACAAAAGGGAACCTGAAGTATGACAACCATATTGTCATGGGGAGCCAAAGGAATAAAATGAAGGATGTGGACCAGCCTTACTACTTGATGAAAGCTATCTGCCAAAGCCAACAGGAGATCTACAATGCAGCACAGTTGTTACCAGTCTCCCTAAGAGACCGCTACCTCCTAATACGTTATGAGGACTTGGTGCAGGACCCACTGACCCAAACCTCCAAATTGTATGAATTTGTAGGGTTACACTTCCTGCCTCAGCTCCAAATCTGGGTGCATAACATCACACGGGGCAAGGGCATGGGAGGGCATGCCTTTGATACAAACTCTAGGAATGCCCAACGTGTTGCCCAGGCCTGGCGTTGGTCCTTACCACATGACCAGGTAGTCCAATTACAGAAAATTTGTAAAGATGCCATGAAAGTGATGGGCTACCTTCCTGTATTTTCTGAGAAAGACCAGAGAAGTTTATCA